The Candidatus Binataceae bacterium sequence CGTCGCCACCGGCCGCCGCCGGCTGCGCGATAACAGCTCCGCCCGCGTCAGTTGAAAGGCCTGCGCCACCTGTTGCTGAATATCGTCAATTAAGCCGAAATCTCGGGTCCCCATAACTTTTTCTACTTTAGTGAAAGACACCGTTATGCCATACTTAAGGCTCAACTACAGTGTATGAACTTTATCCGTGATAACTCGCGTTGCGTTGTGGATGGGTAAATATATCCCATAGTAGGAGAATTATGTCAACAGACGTAGAGAATGAATTTCGCCGACGCCTCCGCCTGATCATGCAGCAATTCGGCTCAGTGGCTGACTTGGCCAAGGCCGTCGGGGTCTCGGACAACGCAATTTACAAATGGGTCTCAGGACGTGGGCAGCCCAGCATGACGAGTCTAGTCAGCCTTGCTCAGGCCGCCGGAGTTTCGGTTGAATGGCTCGCCACGGGCCATGGCGGCTCAACCAAAGATCAGATGGACATCGCGAAAACCCGCAACGTCTCCGCCCCTGCCGTCGTCTCCCTGCCGCGCGAGGTCGTCGCTCTCGCCGAATCAGTTTCCCAGCTCAGAAGCACCCAAATCGTTGATTACTTGAGCTTTCAGGCCGAATGGTTGCGACGGCAACTCGGAGTCGAGCCCACACAGGTCGCTTTGATCGAAGCGCTCGGCGACGCGATGGCGCCCACGATCGATGAGGGCGACCTTTGCCTGATCGACTTGCGCAGCCCGCGTGTCAGGTATGACGGGCTCTATGCGCTGTACGACGGAGTCGATCTTTCAATCAAACGTCTGCAGCGCGAGCCCGACGGGACGATCACCATTCGCAGCGACAACCCGGCCTATAGCTCGCAGCGGGTGGGCGCCGAAGAAGTCGTGCTGGCCGGGCGCGTCCTGTGGATTGGCGGCAAAGCCTAGCCGTCGATTAACTTTGCGGCGATGGCCCTGAAGATTCCGCTGGTGACAGCGCTTAAACGATCTCGGTTGAGGTTGCCCGACCTGACGCTACGTCGATCCGAATGGCGAAGCTTGACCCTCACATCATCCACGCCTAGCTTAACGAGAGCCGTCGAGGCTTAACGCTGCCCCGCCGCCTTTGTTCGCAGTGCTCACCGCCGGTAAGCTGTCGCCAAGGCCGCTGCATCAAAATCCAATGTCCGTAGTCCAAATCTGATGTCTGCTATAATCATGGACGGCCGCATACTGAGCGCGCGCCTCCAGCCGCAGTTGCGCGCTCATGCGGATGAAATCGTCAAGCACTGCGGCATAACCCCAACCCTTGGTGCAATTTGGGCGGGCGATGATGCGGCGTCGATCCAGTACGTGCGCAACAAGCGACGGATGGCTGAGGACCTTGGCTTCTCGACCGAGATCATAACGATGCCCGCGGCGGCCGCAACCACCGAAAATCTGCTCGCCACCATCCAACGCTTCAACGATGATCCGCGGATCACCGGCATCCTTTTGCAGTTGCCGCTGCCCGCACGCGTCGACACCTTTCGCCTCTTCGACGCGATCGCTCCAGCAAAAGACGTCGACGCCGTCGGCGCGAGCAGTCTCAGCGGCTTCTACCGCGGCGAGTGGGGTCGCTTCATTCCTTGTACACCGCGCGGCGTGCTGACGCTGCTCGAACATCACGCCGTGCCGGTCGACGGGATGCGCGCGGCGGTAATTGGCCGCAGCGATATCGCGGGCAAGCCGCTCGCGCTCATCCTAGGCGGTCGTCTCATGAATGCCACCGTCACCTGGTGCCATCGCCATACGCTGAATCTCGCCGAAATCTGTCGCGACGCCGACCTTCTGGTCTCTTGCGCAGGCGCCGACCTCGGCCCCGATCGTTTCCTCGTTGACGCCGGCATGGTAAAGCCGGGCGCCTGCGTCATCGATGTTGGCTTTCGCCGTATCGCCCCCGGACGCTTTGCCGGCGACGTCGATTTCGCCGCGGTCAGCCAGGTCGCAAAATGGATCACCCCGAATCCTGGCGGCACTGGCCCGATGACGGTCGTCGCCCTCATGCAGAATCTCATCGACGCGGCGCGCTATCGCCTCGGCCTTGAACGCGCCCACTACACAGTGTGAAGCATGGACCCTCGAACCGACGTTACAAGCCATAGCGACTCCGCCCAGACGGCTACCGCCGCGAGCGAGAAACGCACGCTCTCGGCAATCCTGATTGGACCGGCGCGCGACGTCCGTGACCCGCACGTCTTTCACAGCCTCTCGCTGGTGGCCTTCCTGGCCTGGGTTGGGCTGGGCTCCGACGGACTAAGCTCGTCGTGCTACGGTCCGGAAGAAGCCTTTCTCGCGCTGGGGCCGCACAAGTATCTCGCGGTCTTTCTCGCGATGCTCACCGCGCTCACCGTCTTCATCATCTCAGCCTCCTACTCGCAAACCATCGACGAATTCCCCTCCGGCGGCGGTGGTTATCTGGTCGCAACCAAATTGCTGGGCCCGCGCGCCGGCCTCACCTCAGGCGCCGCTCTGGTAATCGACTACGTCCTCACCATCTCGATTTCGATCGCGAGCGGGGCCGACGCCATCTTCAGCTTCCTGCCCGTCGGATGGCTCCCCTACAAATTTTGGATCTGCGTCTTCGTCGTCATCATTCTAATCGGGATGAATCTGCGCGGTGTCAAAGAGTCGGTCTTGATCCTGCTGCCGATTTTCATTGCTTTCGTGATTACGCACGTCTGGCTGATAGCTTATGCGCTGATCGTTAAAGCTCCCGTGCTGCCACATGTCACTGCCGACGCGATGCATCAGGTGCGCGAAGGCATCCACGGCATCGGCTTCGTCGCCCTCGCGATCATCTTCCTGCGCGCCTACAGCCTCGGCGGCGGCACCTACACCGGTATCGAGGCGGTCAGCAACGGCCTGCCCATCCTGCGCGAGCCGCGCACCGTCACCGGCAAGCACACCATGATCTATATGTCGATCTCGCTGGCCTTCGTCGCTGGCGGGATCCTGTTTGGATATATGCTCTATGATGTCGGCCCGGTGCACGGCGAGACCCTCAACGCTGTGCTCTTTGAGCGGATGGCCACGCATTGGCATCTCGGCCGCCTCGCGGTCGGCCGCCCGATCATCACCTTCACGCTGCTCACCGAAGGCGCTCTGCTCTTCGTCGCCGCGCAGACCGGTTTCGTCGATGGTCCCCGCGTGCTCGCCACGATGGCGACTGATCGCTGGCTGCCGCGGCGTTTTTCCAACTTGAGCGCCCGGTTGGTGACGCAGGACGGCGTGCTCGCGATCGGCCTGGCGGCTGGCGTCATCCTGGTCGGCACCCACGCCAACGTCGATCTGCTGGTGGTGCTCTACGCGATCAACGTCTTCGTCACCTTCACGCTCTCGCAGCTCGGGATGACGGTGCATTGGTGGACGGCGCGCAAGACCGAGCCGCACTGGATGCATAAAATTGCTATCAACGGCATTGGCTGCGCCTTCACCGGCCTCATTCTGATTCTCACCGTGACCCTCAAATTCAACCAGGGCGGGTGGGTTACGATCGTGATGACCGGCGGGCTGATCGCGGTCTGCTACGCCGTGCGGATGCACTATGACCGCGTGCGCAAGGCCATCGCCCAACTCGAAGCCGACATCCTGCCGGAAATCTTCGCCGCCGACGAAAAACCGCCCGCCGAGCGCGACCCCAACGCGCCCACCGCGGTCATCCTGGTTAATGGTTTCAACGGCCTTGGGCTCGCGACTTTGACGACGATTCAGCGGCTGTTCGGTGCGCAGTTCCGCAATGTCGTTTTTCTCGGCGTCGCAGAGGTTGACTCGTCGCAGCTCAAGGGACCAGAGGAGGTCAAGGACCTCGAGCAGCATCTCGCCGACGACTTGGTCGAGTATTGCCGCTTCGCCGCCGACCTCGGCTTCTATCCCGAACTGCGCGCCGGCATTGGTCCTGACGTCGTGATCGAGCTCAACCGTCTCGCGCTTGGAGTTGCGCGCGAGTTCCCGCACTCGGTCTTTTTTGCCGGCAAACTGGTCTTCACCGGCGAGCTCGACGGCTATATCAGCCGCTTCCTGCACAATCACACGGCGCTCGAATTGCAGAACCGCCTGCAGGCCAACGGCCTCAGCCTGGTCATCCTGCCGGTGCGCGTGATGGCCTCCCACCCCCCGCCCAAAGTCGCCCTCGCAACTCCCTCCCCCGCCCCCGCAATCAACGCCTAACCGATACGCAGTGTCGTTAGGTGGATTCGTCCCTAATAGGCAAATTGTGTCATCCTGAGCGAGCGGTACGCTGATCGAAACCTGGATTCTGTACACGAGTCCAAATCGCACTCGCTAAACTGCGACCTCACTCCTCCTCGTTGGTATTATCGAAGAAAGAGGCTAAGCCGTTCGGCCAAACGCTCTTCGTCTTTAGTCTGACATTCCCATATTACCAGCGCCCGCCAACCCCTGTCTTTTGACGGCGGTAAGCTGTTCGGCGTCTCTGCTCTTGTTACGTGCCAACTTTCGCCGCCAAAACACGACATTCGATTGCAGCGCACTTGCCCGCGCCCAACCCTTGTGGCGATGCCAAAAACAGCCGTGGACAAAAATTACGCAGCGACGGGAACGGGAAAACGAGATCCGGTGTTCTCAGCAGGCTGCGATCATGCAGCTTGTAACGATAGCCCATGCTGCGGGTCAGGTGTCGAACAATCAGCTCCACCTGGTGTCTTTGGCGTGCACCGCCCGCATATTAGCGCTGCGACGTTTGCGCGAGATCTTATCCGTCATTCACTTCCGAATTTCTTGCGAAGCCACTCATGCACGGCACGCTGTTCAACGATACCCGCTCGTCCTAATTGAGACAGAAGCCAGATCGCAGTGGGCTTTTCGGTGGTGATGTTCTTCGCGCCCTGATTGCAGGTCGAACACAACGCGCGAAGATTTGAAAGTTCATTTTTCCCGCCCAAGCTTTTGTCTTTGATATGGCCGAGATGCAAGCGGACCGTCCGCCCGGTTGCCGGGTCGATGTCACCGGGAGTAAGACCGCACATTTGGCAAGTGAAACCATTGCGATCGAGGACTTCAGCGCGGAGTTTTGCCGAGATGCCGCGCGCAAATCCCACCAAAGCTTTTGCCGGAGGCTTTTCCTTGAGGAGATACTGACCCGGCGTGAGCTCGACAGAATCATTGTGGGTGAGGATGGGCCAGCCTTGCTCGCGCAATTCGCGCACGCGCCGGGCCCATTCGCTGACGTCTGTTCCCGCGGCGTCGCGAAGCTGAATGGAACTGATAACTTGTCCAATGTGCGCGAGCAGGAATCGCCTAATTCGCTCTTTTGAGCCCGGTTTACGCACCCCGGCGCGCCTTTGCCGCTTCCCGTCCGTCGAGGGCGAGATAACCCAGTAGTTGTTGGCCCATAAACCGGGTATAGACCGGTGGAATTGACTCGTTGATTTCATTCTTGATCATCATCCCAATTTGCGCTGGCAGAGAAGGGTAAGGGCACGTCATACCTTTCCAGCGGTTTTCAGAAGGATGCGCGCCAAGTGTCGGGGCTGAGATTAACCGCATTCTCCAACGGCGGGGCGATAGTAAAGATGCGGCGTTCTGTAGCGAAGAGGTGAACACGATAGATGCGCCAGTCGGCGGGGCGCTCATTTGCCAAATCGCGCTCGTTGCGGGTCAGGAAAAAAGGCGTCCGTGCTGATCCATTCGTGGTCTTAACTTCCAGCAGGCGATCACGGCCGCCAGGATCGAACGACAGAACATCATAACCTGCGCCGTCGCCGTCTTCAGCTGCAGTCCAGCGGATCCGGCTGGCGAGGTCTGGACGGCCGGCTTCTGTAAGCCGCTGCCGCTCTATCGCGAGAACAAATTCTTCGCCCGCGCGGCCGAGGGAACGGTTGCGGTGGTCCCGCTCGACAGCATCGAATTTGCGGATGAGACGGCGGAGTGGTCCCGGCTTCGTTTCATCGGCGGATGTGAGCGCGGGCGGATCGACAAAGATTCGGGCAGGGGACGGGGTAACCACCAGCGGTAAAGCTGGGAGTGGCTCAAGAATCGCCGCGTGGTTCGTCAGGTAGCGGTCGATCGCGGCGAAGATGGCGTTCTGATAATTCCTCTTGGGCTTGTAGCCTGGAATCCAAGGCATGCCTAATTCATCGAGCACGGCCGAGATGTTCTGGTGCTTGAATTCAACAGAGCGGTGGGTTCTGCCAATCCGGGCCATGAGGGCTTGGTTATGGCTCGATTTAACATATGGTTGTCCGGAGAGTTCAGCAGCGAGCATGTCGAAGTAATCCGCTACGATGGCGTCCAATTCGTCATCATGCCAATGCGTGCCGACTTTCGCTTCGTCAGCCATGCCGCGAATAAGAAGGACCAGCCGGACTGTAGAAGTGGGTCTGGCTGGACGTTCCGTGGTTTTGCGAAAGAAACCGCGTCACAGCTTTCATCGCGGCGCGTGAATCCTTAAGTTCACATTCCCATATGACGGCACATTTCCAGCCCTGCCGTTTCCGGGCAGCCTGAGCCATGGTGTCGCACTGGCAGTAGGGAAGTCCGGTGCAAACAAGCATCGTTCGAACCGGTTCAATCAGTCGCGGCCACGCGTGACCGTTGCCGTCTCGCTTCACAAGGTCCGAGTAGGATTGACACGGTGGAGATGCGTGAACCGCGTCGAAGGATGCGATAAATTCCGGATTGAGCGCGAGAGCGTCAGCTTGAATGAACTCGAACGGATAGTTGGATTGGGGCTCAATATCCACGCCCACAATCTCGAAACCGGCTCTGCTATACCCGACGCCTGCGCCGCCCGCGCAACAGAATAAATCGAGAAGTCTGAACTTCCGTCCGCCCTCCTTCATCAAAATCGGCTCCCTTGCACCTGACCGTCAGGAATCTTAGCCATTGGCTCACGATAACGGAACCGCTTGCTTTCTGCGCTCCGAAGCTTTGCGCGCGTTCCAGCGGAAATCAAATTCCGCAACGTAGCTATGGGGGTGTTTTCGGCTGACCTTATGGAAAGTGTCATAGATGTCACGCTTTGTACTTACACGTGGCATCCCTAATTCAGCGGAAATTTACGCTGTCACCGCAGTTGCACCGAGTCTGCGGAAAGCAGCTCACTGATTTCGGCGACGAACGCCTCGGTCGGGGCAATGCGGTAGTCGTCGCCGAGGAGAAACACCGCCTCGTTGCCGTCATCCAGCCCCAGATGAAGATAGGTGATCGACTGGCCGCGATAGCGGCGGAGTAAATCCTTCAGGCGCTCGAGGTCGCCGTTGACCAATTGCGCGCGTGGCGCGCGGATGCGGACTTCGCGCACGGCCTCGGTCAGCGCGAGATTGAGTGGGACCAATTCATCCAGAATAAGCTGCGCGCGCTCGTCGCCGACATCGAGCTTGCCCTTGGCCACTACCGGCTCGTTGCCGCTGATGATCGCTTCGTACTTCTGGTAGGCCTCGGGCCAGACGATACACTCCGCCACGCCCTCGCGATCTTCGAGCGAGAAAGTCGCGTAGCGCTTGCCCGCCTTGTTATTCTTGAGCTTGACCGCCTGCACCACACCTGCGAGTTGCACTTTGCTGCCGTCAGGCGCGTTGGGGAGATCGGCGGTTGTCAGTTTGCCGAGGCGGCGCAGCTCGCGTTCGTATTTGTCGAGCGGATGAGCGGTGATGTAAAAACCCAGCGTCTCTTTTTCGTACTCAAGCAGCTCCTTCTGCGGCCATTCCGCCACCGCAGCGCGCGGCATTAGCGCGGGCGGCTCGTTGCTCTTGCCGAAGAGACTGATCTGATTCTTGACAGCGTCGTCCTGCGCCCGCTGGGCGAGCTTCAAGGCATCGTCCACCTGGGCGGCGAGCGCCGCCCGTGCGATCCCGATGAAATCCAGCGCGCCGCATTTGATCAGGGCTTCGAGCACGCGCCGATTCAGCAGTTGTGCGCCGACCCGCAGACAGAAGTCCGCGAGCGACTTGAATTCGCCGCCGCCGCGCTCGCGCACCGCGATAATCTCCTCGCCCGACTTGGCGCCGACGCCCCGAATCGCACCGAGACCGAACCGGATCGCCTCGCCGCTGACGGTGAATTTCACACGGCTCTGATTAACGTCGGGCGGCAGCACCCGAACCCGCATCTCGCGCAGCGCAGCGATATTTTTGTAGGTCTTGTCGGTCTCGTCCATGTCGAGCGACATCAGCGCCGCCATGAACTCGCGCGGGAAATGGGCCTTGAGATAGGCCGTCGTGTACGAGGTCAGCGCATAGGCCGCGGCGTGCGAGCGGTTGAAGCCGTAGGATGCGAAGGTCGCGATCTTCTCGAAGATTGCGATCGCCTGGGCTTTATCGACGCCATTCTTCACCGCGCCCGCGATAAAATGCTCGCGCTCCTTTTCCATCACGGCGATCGACTTCTTGCCCATCGCGGCGCGCAGAATGTCGGCTTCCTCCAGCGTGTAGCCGGCCAACGCCTGCGCCGCGCGCATCACCTGCTCCTGGTAGATGATCACGCCGTAGGTGTCGCGCAGCACCGGCTCAAGCAGCGGATGGTCGTACTCGACCGGCTCCTTGCCCTGCTTGCGCCGGATGAAGGGATCGACCATGCCGGCGTCGAGCGTGCCGGGGCGAAAGAGCGAAATCGCCGCGATCACGTCCTCGAAACACGAGGGTTTGAGGTCGCTGAGAAAGCGCCGCATGCCGGAGCCTTCGAGCTGAAACACCCCGACCGTGTCGCCGCGCGCGATTAGTTTGTAACTCTCGGCGTCGTCGAGATTGAGGCGGTTCAGATCGGGCGGCACGGCGCCGCCGGCCGCGATCAGATCCAGCGTGTCCTTGATCAGGGTCAGATTCTTGAGCGCGAGGAAATCGAACTTGATCAGGCCGATCTCCTCGACGCCCTTCATGGAGTATTGCGTGATCGCGATCGGATTCTCGTGACGTTCCTTGTCCACGTACAGCGGCACGAGGTCGCGCAGCGGCGCGTCGGCAATCACGACCCCGGCCGCGTGGCGCGAGGCGTGGCGCAGCAGCCCTTCGAGCTTGAAGGCGTAATCAAACAGGTCGCGATACTTTTCGCGCTCGGCCTTGAGCCGCGGCTCCATCTCGAGGGCGTCGGCCAGCGGAAAATCGCGACCCTGCTTGGGCGCCGGATAGAGCTTGACGATACGATCGGTCTCCGCGAACGACAGCCCGAGCACGCGCCCGACGTCGCGAATCGCCTGCTTACCCTTGATCGTTCCGAACGTGATGATCTGCGCGACGCGATCGTCGCCATACTTCTTGCGCACGTAGGCCAGCACTTCGTCGCGCCGCTCGAAGCAGAAATCCACGTCGATATCCGGCATTGAGCGGCGCCCCGGATTGAGCCAGCGCTCGAACAACAGCTTGTGCTCGATCGGATCGACTTCCGTGATACGCAGGGCATATGAGACCAGGCTGCCGACGACCGAGCCGCGGCCGGGTCCGACCGGAATTCCGAGCCCGCGCGCATAATCGATGAAGTCGGCGACGATCAGCATATAGCCGGAGAAGCCCATCTCGCGGATTACCGGCAATTCGCGATCGATCCGCTCTGCGTAGGCGGCGTCCTCGAACTCACCGCGCCGCGCATGCAACTCCGCAAGACGCTCCGCCAAACCGGAGCGCACGCGCTCTTCGAGTAGCGCATCGAGATCGTTACTGAGCGCAGGCGCCGTAGGCGCCGCCACCTCGGCGTCCGCATCGCGATAGTTGGGATCGAAGATTGGAAAGTGAAACTTGCCGAATTCGAACTCGAAATCGACCTGATTCGCGATCGCCACGGTGTTGCGAATCTCTTCCGAATCGGCGCCAAACGCCGCGATCATCTCTTCGGGCGTCTTGACGTAGAGCTCGTCGGTGTCGAAGCGCCAGCGGCTTTCGTCGGCGAGGGTCTTGCCGGTCTGGATACACAGCAGGACCTCGTGCGCTTTGGCGTCGTCGCGATGGAGATAATGACAATCGTTGGTGGCGACCAGCGGAATCCCGGCCGTGCGGCCGATCTCGCGCAACGCCTCATTGAGCGGGCCGTGCAAAGCGTTATCCTGCAATTCGAGATAGAAACGACCCGGGAAAGTACGTGCGTACCATTCGGCGGCTTCGCGCGCCTTGTCGAGCCGGCCGCCGCGAAGGGCGCGTGCGACTTCCCCGCTCAGACATCCCGAGAGCACGATCAGCCCTTCGGAATTTTCCGCCAGAATTTCCTTGTCGATGCGCGGCTTGTAGTAGAGCCCTTCCTGGTAAGCCGCCGTCAGCAGGCGACACAGATTCCGATAGCCCGCGCGCGATTGCGCCAGCAAAATCAGATGGAAGTTGCTGCCACCTTCGACGTCGTCGCCGCGCTGCGTCTGTGAGCGATCGCTGCGTTTGCCCGGCGCGAGATAGGCCTCGCATCCGATAATCGGTTTGACGCCGTTCTGGCGCGCTTTTTGAAAAAATTCGACAGCGCCGAACATATTGCCATGATCAGTCATCGCGATCGCGGGCATCCCGGAGCTTTTGACGTGCTCGAAGAGCGGCGCGATCTTGTTGGCGCCGTCGAGCAGGCTGTACTGCGTATGCACGTGCAGATGTACGAAACTCATCTCCGAAACCTCCGACCCCGCTTCCGCCCCGACGTCTATGACGCGCGCACCCGCACCGGTCCCCGATGCCGTCATTGTAGCGCAGTGACCGCGGACGCGCGTGCGCGCGCCGCGTCTCCGCGCACAGGCGGGCTGTTGAAAACCCCCTCGGGGTTTTCAACAGCCCGCCTTCCCCCCTCCCACCGCAACCGCGCCGCGCGACCAGCGCGCGGCGCACCACCCCACCGCCTCCAGTGTTGCGGGCCGTTCCGCCCCGCAACACTGGAGGCGATCGTGTCAATCGCGCACAATCTCCTGATGACGAAGGCTCCGCGCGAAGAATTCCCGGCGCTCGCGACGCTCGAGGACGGCCCCTTCTCGATCCTGCTCGGACTCAAGGTCGAGCAGGCCGCGGCGGGCCGCGTGACCGTGCGGATGCCGTTTAATCTCCAGCTGCTCAACTTCGGGCCGCCCGATGTCCCGATTCATGGCGGCGCAATCGCGACGCTGGCTGATTTCGCCGCCTGCGCCGCGGTCTGGACCTTGCCCCAGACCCGCAGCAGCGCGACCATTTCGATGACCGTGAACTACACCGCGCCGGGGGTCCGGAGCGATCTCCTCGCCTGCGCGACGGTGCGACGCGCGGGGCGTCGGGTCGCGAGCCTCAATGTCGAGATTCGCGACGACGCTCAAAGCCTCGTCGCCGACGCCCTCATCACCTACAAGATTGCCTGATCGCTAACTCCGCGTTTGGTTTTTCAAGGCAAAAGTTCGAGAATGTTTCTCACGACTGCCCATCCGGAGAGAGACCAATGAGCGGAGCGATGCTGATTCCAACGACTGTTGTCGGAAGCTATCCGCAACCCGATTGGCTGGTCGATCGCGAAAATCTGAAAAAGCGCGTGCCCGCACGAGTGCGCGCCACCGAGCTCTGGCGCGTGCCCGAGCCTTGGCTCGAGCAGGCGCAGGACGATGCGACTCTGCTCGCGATCCGCGAGATGGAGCGGGCAGGCGTCGACATTATTTCCGACGGCGAGATGCGCCGCGAAAGCTATTCCAACCGCTTCGCCAACGCGCTCGGCGGCATCGACCGCGAGCGCCTGGGTCAAGGCGTAAATCGCCGCGGTGGGCCCGACGTCGTGCCGCTGGTCTCCGGACCGATCCGCCGCGAAGCGCCGGTCGAAGTGCGCGACTTATCGTTCCTCCGCGCCAATACGGATCGCCAGGTCAAAATCACCCTGCCGGGTCCCTTCACGATGGCGCGCCAGGCCGAAAACGGCTTCTATCCTACTGAGGAAGCGCTTGCGATGGCCTATGCCGACGCCGTCAATCGCGAGGTCAAGGATCTCTTTGCCGCCGGCGCCGACGTCGTTCAGCTCGACGAACCCTATATGGATTCTTTTCCCGATCAGGCGCGCAGCTACGCCGTCAAGGCGATCAACCGTGCGCTCGAGGGCGTTGCGGGCGCGACCGTCGTGCATATCTGCTTCGGCTACGGCCACTATGTCAGAAAGAAGAATTCGCCTTATGCTTTTCTGCGCGAGCTCGACGGCTGCGTCGCCGATCAGATTTCGATCGAGGCGGCGCAACCCCAGCTTGACCTCGCGATCCTCAAGGAGCTGCCGTCGAAGGTGATTATCCTCGGCGTATTGGATCTCGCCGACCGTACCGTCGAATCCGCCGAGACCGTGGCGCAGCGGCTCCGCACGGCACTCGCGATTTTGCCGCCGGAACGGCTGATCGCGGCGCCGGACTGCGGCATGAAGTATCTGCCGCGCGAGGTCGCCTTCGGCAAGTTGCAGGCGATGGTCGCCGGCGCACGAATCGTTCGGGAGGAGCTGCAGGGGCGCCACTAACACTAGCGGAGCGCGGCTGCCGCGTGGTGCGAGCAGACGAGTCTCTACCTACGCCGCGCGAGCAGACTCCGCCACCCCTCGGAATTGCGTTAAAGTTCGTCGTCCGCGGAGCGCCGGCAATCAGATATATACTTCAGTGTCCGCGCCATCGTTCCACGACACTAAATGAATCTCATCGGTATCTCAGCCTATTACCATGACAGCGCCGCCGCCCTCATCCGCGACGGCGAAATCATCGCCGCCGCGCAGGAAGAACGCTTCTCGCGCAAAAAGCACGACCCCGGCTTTCCGGCCGGCGCTCTGGCCTATTGCCTGCGCGCGGGCGGAATTACTTTGCGCGAGGTTGACGAAGTCGTCTTTTACGACAAGCCGTTGCTCAAGTTCGGACGCCTGCTCGAGACTTACCTCGCCAGCGCACCGCGCGGGCGCGCCTCGTTCGTGGCTGCGATGCCAGTGTGGCTCAAGGAGAAGCTCTACTTAAAATCGCTGCTGCGCCGCCATCTTTCGGAGATCGCCGGCTTGACCGCCCGCGCGGTTCCGCCGCTGCGCTTCACCCAGCATCATCAGGCCCACGCCGCCTCGGCTTTTTTTCCGAGTCCGTTCGCGCGCGCAGGCGTGCTTTGCCTCGACGGCGTCGGCGAATGGGCCACCACCTCGATCTGGCTCGGCGAGGGCAACCGCCTCGAGCCCCAATGGGAAATCGAGTTTCCCCATTCGCTCGGCCTGCTCTACTCGGCCTTCACTTACTACACCGGCTTCAAAGTCAATTCGGGCGAGTACAAAGTGATGGGGTTGGCGCCGTATGGCGAGCCGAAATATGTGCAACTCATCCTCGACAATCTGATCGACCTCAAGCTCGACGGCAGCTTTCGCCTCAATCCTGATTACTTCAATTATGCGACCGGCCTCACGATGACCAACGATGCCTTCGCCCGCCTCTTCGGCGGACCGCCGCGCCAGCCCGAGGCCCGGCTCACCCAGCATGAGATGGATTTGGCGCGCTCAATCCAGGAGGTCACCGAGGAAGTCGTCCTGCGCCTCGCCCGCACCGTGCGCGATGAGCTCGCGGTTGACTATCTCTGTATGGCCGGCGGCGTCGCGCTCAACTGTGTGGCGAATGGGCGGGTGCTACGTGAGAGCGGGCTGCGCGATCTCTGGGTTCAGCCCGCGGCGGGCGAT is a genomic window containing:
- the dnaE gene encoding DNA polymerase III subunit alpha; amino-acid sequence: MSFVHLHVHTQYSLLDGANKIAPLFEHVKSSGMPAIAMTDHGNMFGAVEFFQKARQNGVKPIIGCEAYLAPGKRSDRSQTQRGDDVEGGSNFHLILLAQSRAGYRNLCRLLTAAYQEGLYYKPRIDKEILAENSEGLIVLSGCLSGEVARALRGGRLDKAREAAEWYARTFPGRFYLELQDNALHGPLNEALREIGRTAGIPLVATNDCHYLHRDDAKAHEVLLCIQTGKTLADESRWRFDTDELYVKTPEEMIAAFGADSEEIRNTVAIANQVDFEFEFGKFHFPIFDPNYRDADAEVAAPTAPALSNDLDALLEERVRSGLAERLAELHARRGEFEDAAYAERIDRELPVIREMGFSGYMLIVADFIDYARGLGIPVGPGRGSVVGSLVSYALRITEVDPIEHKLLFERWLNPGRRSMPDIDVDFCFERRDEVLAYVRKKYGDDRVAQIITFGTIKGKQAIRDVGRVLGLSFAETDRIVKLYPAPKQGRDFPLADALEMEPRLKAEREKYRDLFDYAFKLEGLLRHASRHAAGVVIADAPLRDLVPLYVDKERHENPIAITQYSMKGVEEIGLIKFDFLALKNLTLIKDTLDLIAAGGAVPPDLNRLNLDDAESYKLIARGDTVGVFQLEGSGMRRFLSDLKPSCFEDVIAAISLFRPGTLDAGMVDPFIRRKQGKEPVEYDHPLLEPVLRDTYGVIIYQEQVMRAAQALAGYTLEEADILRAAMGKKSIAVMEKEREHFIAGAVKNGVDKAQAIAIFEKIATFASYGFNRSHAAAYALTSYTTAYLKAHFPREFMAALMSLDMDETDKTYKNIAALREMRVRVLPPDVNQSRVKFTVSGEAIRFGLGAIRGVGAKSGEEIIAVRERGGGEFKSLADFCLRVGAQLLNRRVLEALIKCGALDFIGIARAALAAQVDDALKLAQRAQDDAVKNQISLFGKSNEPPALMPRAAVAEWPQKELLEYEKETLGFYITAHPLDKYERELRRLGKLTTADLPNAPDGSKVQLAGVVQAVKLKNNKAGKRYATFSLEDREGVAECIVWPEAYQKYEAIISGNEPVVAKGKLDVGDERAQLILDELVPLNLALTEAVREVRIRAPRAQLVNGDLERLKDLLRRYRGQSITYLHLGLDDGNEAVFLLGDDYRIAPTEAFVAEISELLSADSVQLR
- a CDS encoding PaaI family thioesterase yields the protein MSIAHNLLMTKAPREEFPALATLEDGPFSILLGLKVEQAAAGRVTVRMPFNLQLLNFGPPDVPIHGGAIATLADFAACAAVWTLPQTRSSATISMTVNYTAPGVRSDLLACATVRRAGRRVASLNVEIRDDAQSLVADALITYKIA
- a CDS encoding cobalamin-independent methionine synthase II family protein, which gives rise to MSGAMLIPTTVVGSYPQPDWLVDRENLKKRVPARVRATELWRVPEPWLEQAQDDATLLAIREMERAGVDIISDGEMRRESYSNRFANALGGIDRERLGQGVNRRGGPDVVPLVSGPIRREAPVEVRDLSFLRANTDRQVKITLPGPFTMARQAENGFYPTEEALAMAYADAVNREVKDLFAAGADVVQLDEPYMDSFPDQARSYAVKAINRALEGVAGATVVHICFGYGHYVRKKNSPYAFLRELDGCVADQISIEAAQPQLDLAILKELPSKVIILGVLDLADRTVESAETVAQRLRTALAILPPERLIAAPDCGMKYLPREVAFGKLQAMVAGARIVREELQGRH
- a CDS encoding carbamoyltransferase — protein: MNLIGISAYYHDSAAALIRDGEIIAAAQEERFSRKKHDPGFPAGALAYCLRAGGITLREVDEVVFYDKPLLKFGRLLETYLASAPRGRASFVAAMPVWLKEKLYLKSLLRRHLSEIAGLTARAVPPLRFTQHHQAHAASAFFPSPFARAGVLCLDGVGEWATTSIWLGEGNRLEPQWEIEFPHSLGLLYSAFTYYTGFKVNSGEYKVMGLAPYGEPKYVQLILDNLIDLKLDGSFRLNPDYFNYATGLTMTNDAFARLFGGPPRQPEARLTQHEMDLARSIQEVTEEVVLRLARTVRDELAVDYLCMAGGVALNCVANGRVLRESGLRDLWVQPAAGDAGGAIGAALSAWHEYHGRPRLAAGDCMSGSYLGPTFNSHEIRSLLDFVGARYECTTEDDLLARVAALLADEKVIGWFQGRMEFGPRALGNRSIIGDARSPRMQSVMNLKIKYRESFRPFAPAVLAERVGDYFELDRPSPYMMIVAPLRRELRIKESRGATELFGINKLNLPRSTLPAITHVDYSARVQTVHRETNPRFHQLLEKFAALTGAAVLVNTSFNVRGEPIVCTPADAYRCFMRTEMDYLAIGNFILDKAAQPRLSPSADHEAWKKEFALD